The proteins below come from a single Biomphalaria glabrata chromosome 10, xgBioGlab47.1, whole genome shotgun sequence genomic window:
- the LOC129928617 gene encoding uncharacterized protein LOC129928617 has protein sequence MGSPDVEKKPGTEYNPWLFSPCSVSYFTSFLKKKLSSSRGYTCLVYAVEASADIPDVSDKLLGQVIKPDQQCQQFFGNDSFFCRASESRRSITEICQAMLCADVLRGLCIPHIALTGTSCGDGKNVNQEI, from the exons ATGGGTTCTCCTGATGTGGAAAAAAAGCCTGGGACAGAGTATAATCCATGGCTGTTCTCTCCCTGCAGTGTCAGTTACTTTACCagctttttgaagaaaaaattgaGCTCCAG TCGAGGTTACACCTGTCTTGTCTACGCTGTCGAAGCATCAGCCGACATTCCAGATGTATCTGATAAACTATTGGGTCAGGTGATCAAACCTGATCAACAGTGTCAACAGTTTTTTGGAAATGATTCCTTCTTTTGCAGG gCTTCCGAATCTAGACGCTCTATCACTGAAATCTGCCAAGCAATGTTATGTGCAGATGTTTTAAGAGGGTTATGTATCCCGCATATAGCACTCACTGGAACATCTTGTGGCGATGGAAAG AATGTGAACCAGGAGATCTAG